Proteins co-encoded in one Setaria viridis chromosome 9, Setaria_viridis_v4.0, whole genome shotgun sequence genomic window:
- the LOC117836459 gene encoding E3 ubiquitin-protein ligase WAV3 — protein sequence MEAPDQSNPCAICLGGMGAAGGQAIFTAECSHTFHFHCISASVAHGHLVCPLCNSQWRELPFVRPPQPAPVPPTLPQQPPPRHEPMHHVQPPPIRYRPFHSVQPPPQLAEPEVFDDDEPVELPSGHDGQRQAAAAASRGALAAVETHTEYSAVARDSSPDNFAVLVHVKAPGIVDGEAAAGDAPRAPLDLVTVLDVSGSMGGEKLALLKQAMGFVIDNLGPHDRLSVVSFSSGAQRVTRLLRMSDAGKGLAMSAVESLVARGGTNIAEGLRTAAKVLDERRHRNAVSSVILLSDGQDNYTMTRSAQGRIPNYEDLVPPSFMRTGTGDWSAAIHTFGFGNDHDAAAMHVIAEATGGTFSYIENEAVIQDAFAQCIGGLLTVVVQEARIAIASGHPGVRITSIKSGRYESRVDVDGRSASIAVGELYADEERRFLLFLAVPAADGETETTLIRVSCSYRDAAGGAGVDVTAADTVVARPEQVVDAERSMEVERERVRVEATEDIAAARAAAERGAYQEAVEILENRQRAVEQSEAARGGDPTSAALGAELREMRRRVASRERYVESGRAYMLAGVSMHAQQRANMMPATAFNAVGASMNSIAGASRAEGTANEAASFATPAMRAMLLRSRRAREASAEQQQQAKAGEETGSSGPTEVASQ from the exons ATGGAGGCCCCCGACCAG AGCAATCCTTGcgccatatgcctcggcggcatgggcgccgccggcgggcaggCCATCTTCACGGCCGAGTGCTCCCACACGTTCCACTTCCACTGCATCTCCGCGAGCGTCGCGCACGGCCACCTCGTCTGCCCGCTCTGCAACTCGCAGTGGCGCGAGCTGCCGTTCGTGCGGCCGCCAcagccggcgccggtgccgcccacgctgccgcagcagccgccgccacggcATGAGCCCATGCACCACGTGCAGCCACCGCCGATCAGGTACCGGCCGTTCCACTCCGTCCAGCCACCGCCCCAGCTCGCGGAGCCAGAGGtgttcgacgacgacgagccggtGGAGCTACCATCTGGCCACGACGGCCAGCGacaagccgcggcggcggcatctcGTGGAGCTTTGGCCGCCGTCGAGACGCACACCGAGTACTCCGCCGTCGCAAGGGACTCGTCCCCCGACAACTTTGCCGTCCTCGTGCACGTCAAGGCTCCCGGGATAGTTGACGGcgaagcggcggccggcgacgcacCGCGCGCGCCTCTCGACCTCGTGACGGTGCTCGACGTCAGCGGCAGCATGGGCGGGGAGAAGCTCGCGCTCCTGAAGCAGGCCATGGGGTTCGTCATCGACAACCTCGGGCCCCACGATCGCCTCAGCGTGGTGTCCTTCTCGTCCGGGGCGCAACGAGTGACCAGGCTCCTGCGCATGTCGGACGCCGGGAAGGGTCTCGCCATGAGCGCCGTCGAGTCCCTCGTTGCGCGCGGCGGCACGAACATCGCCGAGGGGCTCCGGACGGCGGCCAAGGTGCTCGACGAGCGCCGGCACCGGAACGCCGTCTCCAGCGTCATACTCCTCTCCGACGGCCAGGACAACTACACCATGACGCGAAGCGCGCAGGGCCGCATCCCCAACTATGAGGACCTCGTGCCGCCGTCGTTCATGCGCACCGGCACCGGCGACTGGTCCGCGGCGATCCACACGTTTGGCTTCGGCAACGaccacgacgcggcggcgatgcACGTCATCGCCGAGGCCACCGGCGGGACCTTCTCGTACATCGAGAACGAGGCTGTCATCCAGGACGCGTTCGCGCAGTGCATCGGCGGGCTGCTCACCGTCGTGGTTCAGGAGGCCCGCATCGCCATCGCCTCCGGGCATCCTGGAGTTCGCATCACTTCGATCAAGTCCGGCCGCTACGAGAGCCGCGTCGACGTGGACGGCCGCTCTGCCTCGATCGCTGTCGGCGAGCTCTACGCGGACGAGGAGCGGCGCTTCCTGCTGTTTTTGGCTGTTCCAGCAGCGGACGGCGAGACCGAGACTACTCTGATAAGGGTGAGCTGCAGTTACCGGGATGCGGCGGGTGGTGCCGGCGTCGACGTGACGGCGGCGGACACGGTGGTGGCGAGACCGGAGCAAGTGGTGGACGCGGAACGCTCCATGGAGGTGGAGCGGGAGCGCGTCCGGGTCGAGGCGACCGAGGAcatcgcggcggcgagggctgcCGCGGAGCGGGGAGCATACCAGGAGGCGGTGGAGATACTCGAGAACAGGCAGCGGGCGGTGGAGCAgtcggaggcggcgcgcggcggcgacccgACGAGCGCGGCGCTGGGGGCGGAGCTGCGCGAGATGCGCAGGCGCGTGGCGAGCCGGGAGAGGTACGTGGAGTCCGGGCGCGCGTACATGCTCGCCGGCGTCAGCATGCACGCGCAGCAGCGCGCCAACATGATGCCGGCGACGGCGTTCAACGCGGTCGGGGCGTCGATGAACTCGATCGCGGGCGCGTCAAGGGCGGAAGGGACGGCGAACGAGGCGGCGTCGTTCGCGACGCCGGCCATGCGCGCCATGCTGCTGCGGTCGCGGAGGGCGCGGGAGGCGtcggccgagcagcagcagcaggccaagGCTGGGGAAGAAACAGGAAGCTCTGGACCAACGGAGGTAGCAAGCCAGTAG
- the LOC117840170 gene encoding beta-amylase 2, chloroplastic: protein MMALNLAHQTGAAAAVAAAVPAAPRSAVVAAAATVASPSTAPSSAPALQAQTLTVDPAPVQATDSVKSDLAMACQALVEAAPEAEHADVAAEQKSKAGVPVFVMMPLDTVRKDGNSLNRRRAVEASLAALKSAGVEGIMVDVWWGIAEAEGPGQYNFNGYMELMEMARKNGLKVQAVMSFHQCGGNVGDSVTIPLPKWVLEEMDKDQDLAYTDRSGRRNYEYVSLGCDALPVLKGRTPIQCYADFMRAFRDHFATYMGNTIVEIQVGMGPAGELRYPSYPESNGTWSFPGIGEFQCYDRYMLSSLKAAAEAVGKPEWGNAGPGDSGSYKDWPEDTPFFRREGGWNTEYGQFFMSWYSQMLLEHGERILSAATGVFTASPGVKISVKVAGIHWHYGTRSHAAELTAGYYNTRHHDGYQPIARMLGRHGAVLNFTCVEMRDHEQPQDAQCRPEALVQQVALAARDAGVGLAGENALPRYDETAHDQVVATAAEKAEEERMVAFTYLRMGPDLFQPDNWRRFAAFVKRMSGAGKRDMCREQVEREASGVAHATQPLVQEAAVALTN, encoded by the exons ATGATGGCGCTCAACCTTGCGCACCagaccggcgcggcggcggccgtggcggcggcggtaccggcggcgccgcgctcggcggtcgtcgcggcggcggccaccgtcGCGTCGCCCTCGACGGCGCCCTCCTCGGCACCCGCGCTCCAGGCGCAGACGCTGACGGTGGACCCGGCCCCGGTGCAGGCGACGGACTCGGTGAAGTCGGACCTCGCCATGGCGTGCCAGGCGCTGGTGGAGGCCGCGCCGGAGGCGGAGCACGCGGACGTGGCCGCCGAGCAGAAGAGCAAGGCCGGCGTGCCGGTGTTCGTGATGATGCCGCTCGACACGGTGCGCAAGGACGGCAACAGCCTCAACCGGCGGAGGGCGGTGGAGGCCAGCCTGGCGGCGCTCAAGAGCGCCGGCGTCGAGGGCAtcatggtggacgtgtggtggGGTATCGCCGAGGCCGAGGGCCCCGGACAGTACAACTTCAACGGCTACATGGAGCTCATGGAGATGGCCAGGAAGAACGGGCTCAAGGTGCAGGCCGTCATGTCCTTCCACCAGTGCGGCGGCAACGTCGGCGACTCAGTCAC CATACCACTTCCGAAATGGGTTTTGGAGGAGATGGACAAGGACCAGGACCTGGCCTACACCGACCGGAGCGGGCGCCGGAATTACGAGTACGTCTCGCTGGGCTGCGACGCGCTGCCCGTGCTCAAGGGCCGCACCCCCATCCAGTGCTACGCCGACTTCATGCGCGCCTTCCGCGACCACTTCGCCACCTACATGGGCAACACCATCGTCGAGATCCAGGTCGGCATGGgccccgccggcgagctccgctACCCGTCCTACCCGGAGAGCAACGGCACCTGGTCCTTCCCTGGCATCGGCGAGTTCCAGTGCTACGACAGG TACATGCTGAGCAGCTTGAAGGCGGCGGCTGAGGCCGTGGGCAAGCCGGAGTGGGGCAACGCCGGACCGGGCGACTCTGGCAGCTACAAGGACTGGCCGGAGGACACGCCCTTCTTCCGGCGCGAGGGCGGGTGGAACACGGAGTACGGGCAGTTCTTCATGAGCTGGTACTCGCAGATGCTCCTGGAGCACGGCGAGCGCATCctctcggcggcgacgggcgtgTTCACGGCGTCGCCGGGGGTGAAGATCTCGGTGAAGGTCGCCGGGATCCACTGGCACTACGGCACCCGGTCCCACGCGGCGGAGCTGACGGCGGGGTACTACAACACCCGGCACCACGACGGGTACCAGCCGATCGCGCGGATGCTGGGGCGCCACGGCGCAGTGCTCAACTTCACGTGCGTGGAGATGCGGGACCACGAGCAGCCGCAGGACGCGCAGTGCCGTCCCGAGGCGCTGGTGCAGCAGGTGGCGTTGGCGGCGCGGGACGCCGGCGTGGGGCTCGCCGGGGAGAATGCGCTGCCCCGGTACGACGAGACGGCGCACGACCaggtggtggcgacggcggcggagaaggccgAGGAGGAGCGGATGGTGGCGTTCACGTACCTCCGCATGGGGCCCGATCTGTTCCAGCCCGACAACTGGCGCCGCTTCGCCGCGTTCGTGAAGCGCATGTCCGGCGCCGGGAAGCGGGACATGTGCCGGGAGCAGGTGGAGCGGGAGGCCTCCGGCGTCGCCCACGCCACCCAGCCGCTCGTGCAGGAGGCCGCCGTCGCGCTCACCAACTAA
- the LOC117840064 gene encoding large ribosomal subunit protein eL21x/eL21w: protein MPAGHGLRSRTRDLFARPFRKKGYIPLTTYLRTYKIGDYVDVKVNGAVHKGMPHKFYHGRTGRVWNVTKRAIGVEINKQVNGRIISKRIHVRVEHVQPSRCTEEFRLRKAKNDQLKADAKARGEVISTKRQPVGPKPGFMVEGAMLETVTPIPYDVVNDLKGGY from the exons atgcCGGCGGGGCACGGGCTGCGGTCGCGGACCCGCGACCTGTTCGCGCGGCCGTTCCGCAAGAAGGGGTACATCCCGCTCACGACCTACCTCCGCACCTACAAGATCGGCGACTACGTCGACGTCAAGGTGAACGGCGCCGTGCACAAGGGCATGCCGCACAAGTTCTACCACGGCCGCACCGGCCGCGTCTGGAACGTCACCAAGCGCGCCATCGGCGTCGAGATCAACAAGCAG GTTAATGGCCGCATCATCAGCAAGCGGATCCATGTCCGTGTGGAGCATGTGCAGCCATCCCGTTGCACAGAGGAGTTCCGCCTGCGGAAAGCCAAGAATGACCAGCTCAAGGCAGATGCTAAGGCCCGTGGTGAGGTGATCAGCACCAAGAGGCAGCCTGTGGGTCCTAAGCCTGGCTTCATGGTTGAGGGTGCTATGCTCGAGACCGTCACTCCTATTCCTTATGACGTGGTCAATGATCTCAAGGGTGGTTACTAG